In Pongo pygmaeus isolate AG05252 chromosome 19, NHGRI_mPonPyg2-v2.0_pri, whole genome shotgun sequence, the genomic stretch GGGAAACCTTGGAAAGGGCTCAGAGAACCGAGCTGCTGATTAACGCCACAGCTGGTCAACACAGCAGACAGCTGACCGCCGAGGCCCCTGTGGTCTGTGGTTCCTGCCTTTCAGGCTGGTGTGGGACTGGGGTGTTGGTTTGGATCCTAGAGCTGAGGTATAGCCTTACAGCTCTGGGTCTCTCCTGGTGTCCCAGTGAAACTAGCACCCCAGAGCAGGGCCCTCAGGGGACTTGGTGGCTAACTTCTTGCTGGGAAGCAAGAGACTTCATTCTCTGCTCCCGGCCTGCCCCATGCGGGGCTCTCTCTGCAGGTACCTGAAAGAATTCCGCACAGAGCAGTGCCCACTGTTTGTGCAACACAAATGCACGCAGCATCGGCCCTACACCTGCTTCCACTGGCACTTCGTGAACCAGCGGCGCCGCCGGTCCATCCGCCGTCGGGACGGCACCTTCAATTACAGCCCTGACGTCTACTGCACCAAGTACGACGAGGCTACAGGCCTCTGCCCGGAGGGCGACGAGTGAGTGACCCAGCCTGTCCTCAGAGGAGCCCCGTGTCTCCTTCTGGGTCAGATGCCCTCAGGGTAGGCTGGGCAGATTCTGGGAAGCCATCCAGAGGACTGGTTGCAGCCCAGCCCATGGCTCGAGCCTGGGCTCAGACCCCACCATCCCTGGCAGTAGGCTGCGGGGAGGTACCATTTCCCTTTCCCACTTTTAGGAAACCTAAGACAGGCCTTTCTTTCACTAAGCCTAAGGGCCCacatctgaacccaggaggctccCTGGCCTTTTTTCCATCCTCCCCTGGGGATCACATCCCATGCAGTTCCCACCAAAGCTGGCTGTTTAGAGAGAGCGCCTCACCGGTGCCCAGGTTTGCTGACCCTAAATATCTTACTGCAAATCTCTGTAGAGAAATAGGGCACAGCACTGACAGACACAGGGAGGTGCCACACCTGGGAGTGTCGCACTAATGACAGACATAGGGAGGTGCCACACCTGGGAGTGTCGCACTAATGACAGACATAGGGAGGTGCCATACCTGGGAGTGTCACCGACGGAACATTCACTGACCCTGCTTGTCTCATAGAGCCTTCCCTACGTcagccctctttctttttttaaatttttataattttatttatttatttagacagggtctccctctttcccccaggctggagtgcagtggcaccatcctcGCTGCACCCTCAAActctactctgttgcccaggctggagtgcagcggtgcgatcttggctcactgcaacctccacctcctgggtgcaagtgattttcctgcctcagcctcccaagtagctgggactgcaggcgtgcgccacaacacccagctaattttgcatttttagtagagacagggtttcaccacgctgaccaggctagtctcgacctcctgacctcaggtgatccgtcctccttggcctcccaaagtgctggaattacaggcgtgagccactatgcccggcttcagttgatttgttttttttttttgagatggagtccgctctgttgccgaggctggaatgGGCACCTGCTTCCACTGGCGCTtacatgtcggctcactgcaacctccacctcgcgggttcaagcaattctacctcagcctcccaagtagctgggatcacaggcgcaggccaccatgcccggctaattttttgtatttttattagagatagggttttgccatgttgtccaggctggtctcaaactcctgacctcaggtgatccacccgcctcgccctcccacaagtgttgggatttacaggcgtgagccaccacgcctggccatgatttaaaacacttttaatttgtagagatgggtgagGGGATGtcttcactgtgttgcccaggctggtctcaaattcccggcctcaaatgatcctcctgccttgcctcccaaagtgctgagattgcaggtgtgaactgCTGGTCCGGCCTAGCACCTCTTTCTCACGGAGGCCCAAGGCTTGCtgaccctaaccctaccctaacgaAGCACTCGGGATGAAGGTTATACCTGAGTTTTGAGTAGATCATTTGCTTCTCTGACGGCCCCCAAGCCTGGGCAGCATTTGTTCTCCCAGATGTCTGTCCTGCCCTGGAATGCCAGGCCTTGTTGGGCCCCATTTAGGCTGCAGGCAGCAGCAGGGCAGTTCTCTTACCTCACAGCAGGGCTCATCATTGCCTTCTTCCTAGTGCACCTTCTGGGCCATAGGGAAAGCTGTTCAACGATTGGggaaaggccgggcgcagtggctcacgcttgtaatcccagcactttgggaggctgaggcgggcagatcacgaggtcaggagatcgagaccatcctggccaaatggtgaaaccccgtctctactaaaaatacaaaaattagctgggcatagtggtgtgtgcctgtagtcccagctacttgggaggctgaggcaggagaatcgcttgaaccagggagttggagttgcagtgagccaagatcgcgccactgtactccagcctggtgacagagcaagactccgtctcaaaaacaaaacaaaacaaacaaacaacaacaaaaacagttgGGGAAAGGGCAGGGGGTAGGCAGGGAAGCCTAGGCTGCAGGCAGCAAAGTTGAGTGACCCCCTACTACCATGTTCCAGGTGCCCATTCCTGCACAGAACCACAGGGGACACTGAGCGCAGGTACCACCTTCGTTACTACAAAACTGGAATCTGCATCCACGAGACAGACTCGAAAGGCAACTGCACCAAAAACGGCCTGCACTGCGCTTTTGCCCACGGGCCCCATGACCTCCGCTCCCCTGTCTACGACATCAGGTGGGCTgggtgctgggctgggctgatGGCAGTAGGCTGGGGTCCAGGGCAGGGGCCTGGCGGCTGATGACGGTGAGTACCTCAGACTGCAGTGGAGGGCTGGCACTCTGGTTCTTGCCCCCTCATACCCCCTCTCCACCCTCTctgttctttcctctcctcccaggGAGCTTCAGGCCATGGAGGCCTTGCAGAATGGCCAGACCACAGTAGAGGGGAGCATAGAGGGCCAGTCAGCTGGGGCTGCGAGCCACGCCATGATAGAAAAGATCCTCAGCGAGGAGCCTCGGTGGCAAGGTACAGGCATCCACGCCTCGGCCGCGCCCTCCCTATAATCCTGCTCATAGCTGCCCTGGGGATTTGGCTCACCACCACCTACTGCCTGCTCTAGCCGAAGCCCCGACCTGGCCTGCATCCCACCCTACACCCACCATTCAAAAGGCGCCTCTAGGGGCGTTTTCCCTGACACATCATGTTCCCAAGATGCCCCCAGGCTTTCACATGTGCACAGGCACgtacatatatgcacatgtaaATGTTTTCCGCCCTGCAAGAGTGCCCTTTCACCCTGTGAGCTGTGAGTGTCTCTCTGATGGACAGCATCTGTTGTCCTTGCTGCACCTGCGGCTGTGCCATGGCCTGGGAGGAGGGGCCCTATTCACATCTCGCAGGGGCCTCCTGTCTTGGACTCCTTCCCAGTGgcttctccttccctccactccagtcctgcTAGTCTTGGGGTGCTCCAGCTCCTCTCACCTGACCCCTGCCCTCTGGCCCCCTGTGCAGAGACTGCTTATGTGCTGGGGAACTATAAGACGGAGCCTTGCAAGAAGCCCCCGCGGCTGTGCCGCCAAGGCTATGCCTGTCCCTACTACCACAACAGCAAGGACCGGCGGCGGAGCCCCCGGAAGCACAAATACAGGTCCTTAGGCCCCAGAAGGCCAGCCACGGGAGGGAGGAGTGGCAGGGAAGGGGTCAGGCAGAGGCTGCTCCCACTGGCTCTCCGGGAGGAGGGGAGGCTGGTCCTGGGGATGACAGGATCGCAAGCCCAGGGCCCAGGGGAGGGCATAGTGAGGATGGCTGGACAGTAGGAGCCCAGCTTCACCTCCTGCATGAATGAGGACCCTGGTCAGACCGTCTCTGAGGCCCCACTGCTTCTGATCCTGAGGGGAATGTGTTGAATGAGGACCAGGCCACAGCGTGGACAGTGTGGTTGTAGCTCCAGCCTGACCCTACTTGGGCTAATGGGAGGGCCTGGCCGAGGGGAATCAAACAGTATCCTTTGTGGTGATGCGGCCAGGCTGGGTCAGAGAAAGAGCTTGGCTTGTGGCACCAGCAAGGCCCTGACTGCAGCTGGTCTTTTCCATTTCCGTGCTCACGCCTATGAGGCTGGGTCCAGGTGGCACCTGCTAGGCTCCGATCTCACCCTCTCCTTTCTCCATCTGACCCCACCCTCTTGTTGGCCAGGTCGTCTCCATGTCCAAACGTCAAGCACGGGGATGAGTGGGGAGACCCTGGCAAGTGTGAGAACGGAGACGCCTGCCAGTACTGCCACACCCGCACTGAGCAGCAGTTCCACCCCGAGGTGGGCCCCACAGCAGGGCAGGGGGGTGGCTTTGGGAAGTaaggagagaggcaggcaggcaggatcCGTGGAGATGTTGGCAGAACCCATCCTGATGCCGTCCTGGAAGAGGGACTTGCGGCTACCGGCTCTCCCCTGGCAGTGCCTAGAGGAACCCTGCATGCTGAATTTGGCATCTTCTCCTATTCTGAGCCCACACTCACCAAGCAGCCCTCTGCTTCCAGTTCTGTGTCCCCCAGGCTTCCTGACAGGGCAGGTATAGATGGAGTGTGGCGACCTGGCCACTCTGGGCTTTCCACCGCTCATGGTGCTTATAATCCAGTGACATCAGGATTGAAaaaatagggccgggcacggtggcttatgcctataattccagcactctgggaggccgaggtgggtggatcactttaggtcaggagttcgagactagcctgcaacatgccgtctctactaaatatacaaaaattagccagatttggtggtgagcgcctgtaaccccagctactcgggaggctgaggtggaaggatcgcttgaacccgggaggtggaagttgcagtgagccaagatcacaccactgcactccagcctgggtgacagagcgagactccatcgaaaaaaaaaaaaaaaaaaggattgaaaaAAATAAGCTCCTTCCTGTTGCCCTGTCTCATATCAGGGCCTAGATTATCAGCAACTTCCCTGACACAGTTCCCTTGCCCTCTGGCCCCAAGAGGTAGCCTGGGCCATATCTGTGTGCCTAGGTCTTGTCTGGGGTTCAGAGaggcacctgcagtccctgcCCTTGGTGTTCCATGGAAGCCAGGACACCCTGAGGTAGACACGCGGACAGAAACTACATTATGTAGCTGCAGACAGCAGAGTGGAAGGTTACTTAGTATAGGTAGCAACCCAGGGTATCCTGGCAGGGGTCACATTGGCAGGGGTGGTTGCCTGAGATTGTGGCTCCCTTAATGCCCAGGAGGCACGCTTGGAGGCACAGCCCTGGCCATGCCCGTGAGTGGAGAGTCACTGGGGGATCCCTTTGGGAGGGCTGGTGGGACCTGTGGCCCCAGAACGGAGGCTGTCGGTGACAgtggggagtggtggtgggctgcCTCAGGAGTTTGAGTAAGAAGCTGGTAGGGAGAGACATagtgcaggggaggggaggggccggGGACACAGGGCAAGAGATGACTAAGCCAGCGCACTCATGCTGGAGGAAGGGGAGCCTGCCCGGCCTTCCCTCAGGGCCTGAGCCTGACCTGTCTGTGCTCTGCCCTCCAGATCTACAAGTCCACCAAGTGCAACGACATGCAGCAGTCGGGCAGCTGTCCCCGAGGACCCTTCTGCGCCTTTGCCCACGTAGAACGTATGCTGTTCCCATTGCCCTGGGGCAGTGccctctcccacccctccctCGCCTGGCTAGCTCAGGCTTAGGCCGGGAATGGCCCCTGGCAGTATTCCCTGCACAGGAGTTCTGGCCTGCCAGCAGTGGGCCTTGTCCCCACTGGAAGCTCCATTCCCCCACCTTTCTGGAAGTAGCCTTGAAGGCCTAGAGCTTCCAAAGTAGTATGATAGAGGCTGCAGGGATTGTATCCCCCTGGTTGAGCACTCATggttccagggagggttgaggcACTGTGCCTCCCATGGCTGAGTTGGCAAATCCCACCAGCCACCCCATGTCATACCCATGACAGACATCACTAATGGAACATGGAGCTCTTCTCTGCTGAGTCCTGCTCAGGCCTCTAGAGCAGAGCTAGCCTGTCAGAATATAATGCAACCCCCATAtgtcattttaaagttaaaatatttaagcatgttaacaaaaatagcaaaatatgaaaatgagctgggcatggtggcacacgcctgtaatcccaactactcgggaggctgaggcatgagaatcacttgaacccaggaggcggaggttgcagtgagccgagatcatgccaccgcactccagcctgggcaacagagcgagactctgtctaaaaaaaattaaaaatttaaaaatttaaaaaaattaaaaattggaaaatatgttgttaaattaattttaataacatatttgTATTTAGCCCAACATAAAAGGTTATTTCaataatcaatatacaaaaatatcaagacattttacctttttttgtacTAAGTCTATAATATTTGATATGCATTTTAATGCCTACGGGATATTTCCATTCAGACCAGCCTGTTTCAGgggctcagtagccacatgtggctttcGGCTGTCTTGTGGGACAGTGTGGCTCTGGATCCTCAGCATGATACTGTAGGCCGCCACCAGTCTCAGAGACAGAGCTCCAGTTTGTACCTGTTAACACCTCTTTCCACCCCAAAATACTGCCCTGGGTCTCCTTAACCTCTTTCCAGGCTCAGGCCCTATCTCTGAGATGAGAATGGAAAATAAATCGAGGACCCTGGGCGGGAGAAGCATATTCTTGATGCAGAGGTGGTCCCCGGCCATGGGCATTGGGACCGCCTGGCTGAGACAGCATAAGGAAGTGATTCAGGCTTAGGAGTTGTGCAGATCAGCATTCAAGTCCCAGCTCTTCTGTTTTAGCTCTGTCACTTTGGTGGGTTTGccttatctctctgagcctccgttttcttatttataaaatggagagcACATTACTGGTATGTTCTGGTCACCATGAAGATGCACAATTACTGCAAAGtgctggcacagtgcctggcacacagtaaatgcaCAGACATGGTGTTACTAGAGATGTCGTAGGAACCTTCCCTTTATGTGCAGGGGGATTTGTGGTCTCTTTTGGAAGGGACCCAGGAGCATTTTTGGAGGGACAGAGCTGGCTCGGGCCTGCtgacccctccccctgccccttgCAGAGCCACCCCTAAGTGACGACCTGCAGCCTTCCTCAGCTGTGTCCAGCCCCACCCAGCCGGGTCCTGTCCTGTACATGCCGTCTGCTGCCGGAGACTCGGTGCCTGTGAGCCCCTCCAGCCCGCATGCCCCTGACCTCAGTGCCGTACGTGTCCATCCTGGGGAGTGGGTGGGCGCCTGACAGAGCCAACACTTGCCTCCTAGGCCCTCTCAGCCTGGGCTCGGGAGACCATCCTGGTATTTGTCCTCAGGCCAGAGAGATCTGTCTTTTCCATCTCAGCATTCTTCGTCAAAAGCCCAGGCCCGGGGGTGGGGTAGGGCAGTCCCCAGAGCCTGTGCTGATGAGCCTGTAGGACTGGTGGCAGGGACAAAGCCTGAGGTCACCCCCCTTTCCTTCATGAGCTTCGGGCTCCCCGAGTGGTCTCTGCTGCTCGTTGGCAGATGAAAGTGGGACTGAGCCCCTTGCAGACTCCCTCTGGAGAGGGTGGAGGACGGGCCACATACCAGGCTGTGCTGTGCCCCCAGGcccactccctcccctccttctccgCAGCTCCTCTGTAGAAACAGCAGCCTAGGCAGCCCGTCTAACCTCTGCGGCTCCCCACCGGGCTCCATCAGGAAGCCCCCAAACCTGGAGGGCATCGTCTTCCCTGGGGAGTCTGGCCTGGCCCCTGGCAGCTATAAGAAGGCTCCCGGCTTCGAGAGGGAAGACCAGGTGGGAGCCGAGTACCTGAAAAATTTCAAATGCCAGGTAAGGGAtgagggaggctgcagtgaggttaGCCTTCTCCTGCGTGGGGCAAGAGAATCTTGGAGGAGTGTCTTGGTCCAGCTACGGGGAGGATGACTGGGAGCTAGGACTCCACTGTCCTCGGCCTCTTCAGGACTGAACAGAGGGAGCAGTGTCAGCCCATTTGCAGCTGAAGacagggaggctggggaggctgcACAGCCTCCCCTGGGCCTCAGAGCTGGTTAGGAGAGGAGCCGGATCCCGCCTGGGTGCGGTCCTTCTGCTGCCCTGAGCTGCCTTCATGGAAAGGCAGGGCCTGGGGAAGCAGGACACAGGGGTCCCTAACTAGGCCTGGAGAGATACCTTCTGGGCTTACATGAGGCCTGGTGTCACCTGGAGGAGAAGGGCAGCTCCCTGCTTAGGGTAGGGGAAGGGAGTAGGGGATGGGGAGGAAGAAGGGGGTGTGCGCATGCATGTGAAGAGGGGTTGCATGTCTGCCACCACCTGCCCCCTGGTACCAGCAGCCTCAGGGTCAGATGGACTCAGGGACCCCCCAGCACCACATTCATCCACTCCCTGAATTTTCTCCCTCAGGCCAAATTAAAACCCCACTCATTAGAGCCCAGGAGTCAAGAGCAGCCTCTGCTTCAGCCCAAACAGGTATAGAGCTCTCAGCCCCCTTCCTCCCCTCTGCTGTGGACAGGACTGGCCCAGAACCCCAGGAGGCTTTGGGGAGTGGGAGGCACCACTTTTCCCGAAAGCTGAGGGCAGGACTAAAGTGGGGTCCCAGCCACAAATCCAGAGAGGGTAGGGGGTCAGGCCCTGGAGCCCCTCACCTCCTAGACTCAGTGGAGAAAGTGTTCCTGGAGCCTCTGCACTCTGCCAGGCCCTGTACTCGCTTCTCTCTTCCCTGCTTACAGGATTGTAGGGGCGAGTGGGCCTGGCAGCCTCCGTACCTCCAACTCCATGCTCTCAACAAGGTGTTGGGTGTGCCGGGGCCCATGCGGGCATGGGGGCACCCGGACTAGAGCTGGCACGGGCCGTTtcccttgcccccagcccctctCCAGCCTCTCGTCCTGGCCTCCGTATGCAGGCCTACCAttgcctctcctcttccctctctcattGCAGGACATGCTGGGCATCCTTCCCGCAGGCAGCCCCCTGACCTCAAGCATCTCTTCTAGTATCACCTCCAGCCTGGCAGCTACCCCCCCTAGCCCAGTGGGCACCAGCAGCGTCCCCGGCATGAATGCAAATGCTCTGCCCTTCTACCCCACCAGTGACACGGTGGAGTCAGTCATAGGTAACTAGGCCATTTCTGTTTGCAAGCCCAGGACTGGGTCTGGGGTCAGAGACCCCCCAGTCTCTGAAGCGAGTCTCAAATCAGCACACCAGACCCCTTAGACATCTGTCTTGGGAAAATCAGGGGGTGGGCACTCTGAGTCCTTTGAGCTAAAGGGGAAATGACCCCAAGGTGTAGGGCCAGGACTGGCCCTTAGAGCTCCTTTGTGCAAATTAGAAAGAGGTGCCTTTTCCCCTTGGCGAGTACAGTCTCACCCCAAGATGTGTCGTTCAGTCCCCATTCATCTCACTGGTGTCCTTGTGTAGTGAATAGCCAGCACAACGTTCTCAGAATTCCTGGTGCTAGAAGTTGGTGCTCCTTTCTTTCAGTACTCATTTCTAGGTGCCTGCTTTGTGCCAGGTCCTGTGGCAGGCACTGAGGAGACAGATGGCAACATGCTGCTCCTGCCCTCTAGAGGGAAACTTCCCACCCAGTGGACATTTGTCAAGCACCTGCTATACACCAGCCACTGAGTGCCCAGAGACCCACCCACCCCTACTGAGCCCGGGGCTGAGACCCTCAAGTTGTAACATCAGGGGACAAGACCCTTGGCCGAGGCAGGGACCCTGGATGGGGATGTGATTCCTCCTGGAAGTATCAAAGAAGATTCAGAAAGGAGAGGCATTTGGGTTGGACATGACTGGCAGACGGCGTCAGAAGTCAGGAGTCAGGATTGGCATAGGAAGCAGCTGAAGGAAGGG encodes the following:
- the UNK gene encoding RING finger protein unkempt homolog isoform X6, whose protein sequence is MSKGPGPGGSAASSAPPAATAQVLQAQPEKPQHYTCPFLHRTTGDTERRYHLRYYKTGICIHETDSKGNCTKNGLHCAFAHGPHDLRSPVYDIRELQAMEALQNGQTTVEGSIEGQSAGAASHAMIEKILSEEPRWQETAYVLGNYKTEPCKKPPRLCRQGYACPYYHNSKDRRRSPRKHKYRSSPCPNVKHGDEWGDPGKCENGDACQYCHTRTEQQFHPEIYKSTKCNDMQQSGSCPRGPFCAFAHVEQPPLSDDLQPSSAVSSPTQPGPVLYMPSAAGDSVPVSPSSPHAPDLSALLCRNSSLGSPSNLCGSPPGSIRKPPNLEGIVFPGESGLAPGSYKKAPGFEREDQVGAEYLKNFKCQAKLKPHSLEPRSQEQPLLQPKQDMLGILPAGSPLTSSISSSITSSLAATPPSPVGTSSVPGMNANALPFYPTSDTVESVIESALDDLDLNEFGVAALEKTFDNSTVPHPGSITIGGSLLQSSAPVNIPGSLGSSASFHSASPSPPVSLSSHFLQQPQGHLSQSENTFLGTSASHGSLGLNGMNSSIWEHFASGSFSPGTSPAFLSGPGAAELARLRQELDEANSTIKQWEESWKQAKQACDAWKKEAEEAGERASAAGAECELAREQRDALEVQVKKLQEELERLHAGPEPQALPPFSDLEALSLSTLYSLQKQLRAHLEQVDKAVFHMQSVKCLKCQEQKRAVLPCQHAALCELCAEGSECPICQPGRAHALQS
- the UNK gene encoding RING finger protein unkempt homolog isoform X3, giving the protein MSKGPGPGGSAASSAPPAATAQVLQAQPEKPQHYTYLKEFRTEQCPLFVQHKCTQHRPYTCFHWHFVNQRRRRSIRRRDGTFNYSPDVYCTKCPFLHRTTGDTERRYHLRYYKTGICIHETDSKGNCTKNGLHCAFAHGPHDLRSPVYDIRELQAMEALQNGQTTVEGSIEGQSAGAASHAMIEKILSEEPRWQETAYVLGNYKTEPCKKPPRLCRQGYACPYYHNSKDRRRSPRKHKYRSSPCPNVKHGDEWGDPGKCENGDACQYCHTRTEQQFHPEIYKSTKCNDMQQSGSCPRGPFCAFAHVEQPPLSDDLQPSSAVSSPTQPGPVLYMPSAAGDSVPVSPSSPHAPDLSALLCRNSSLGSPSNLCGSPPGSIRKPPNLEGIVFPGESGLAPGSYKKAPGFEREDQVGAEYLKNFKCQAKLKPHSLEPRSQEQPLLQPKQDMLGILPAGSPLTSSISSSITSSLAATPPSPVGTSSVPGMNANALPFYPTSDTVESVIESALDDLDLNEFGVAALEKTFDNSTVPHPGSITIGGSLLQSSAPVNIPGSLGSSASFHSASPSPPVSLSSHFLQQPQGHLSQSENTFLGTSASHGSLGLNGMNSSIWEHFASGSFSPGTSPAFLSGPGAAELARLRQELDEANSTIKQWEESWKQAKQACDAWKKEAEEAGERASAAGAECELAREQRDALEVQVKKLQEELERLHAGPEPQALPPFSDLEALSLSTLYSLQKQLRAHLEQVDKAVFHMQSVKCLKCQEQKRAVLPCQHAALCELCAEGSECPICQPGRAHALQS
- the UNK gene encoding RING finger protein unkempt homolog isoform X1, giving the protein MSKGPGPGGSAASSAPPAATAQVLQAQPEKPQHYTYLKEFRTEQCPLFVQHKCTQHRPYTCFHWHFVNQRRRRSIRRRDGTFNYSPDVYCTKYDEATGLCPEGDECPFLHRTTGDTERRYHLRYYKTGICIHETDSKGNCTKNGLHCAFAHGPHDLRSPVYDIRELQAMEALQNGQTTVEGSIEGQSAGAASHAMIEKILSEEPRWQETAYVLGNYKTEPCKKPPRLCRQGYACPYYHNSKDRRRSPRKHKYRSSPCPNVKHGDEWGDPGKCENGDACQYCHTRTEQQFHPEIYKSTKCNDMQQSGSCPRGPFCAFAHVEQPPLSDDLQPSSAVSSPTQPGPVLYMPSAAGDSVPVSPSSPHAPDLSALLCRNSSLGSPSNLCGSPPGSIRKPPNLEGIVFPGESGLAPGSYKKAPGFEREDQVGAEYLKNFKCQAKLKPHSLEPRSQEQPLLQPKQDMLGILPAGSPLTSSISSSITSSLAATPPSPVGTSSVPGMNANALPFYPTSDTVESVIESALDDLDLNEFGVAALEKTFDNSTVPHPGSITIGGSLLQSSAPVNIPGSLGSSASFHSASPSPPVSLSSHFLQQPQGHLSQSENTFLGTSASHGSLGLNGMNSSIWEHFASGSFSPGTSPAFLSGPGAAELARLRQELDEANSTIKQWEESWKQAKQACDAWKKEAEEAGERASAAGAECELAREQRDALEVQVKKLQEELERLHAGPEPQALPPFSDLEALSLSTLYSLQKQLRAHLEQVDKAVFHMQSVKCLKCQEQKRAVLPCQHAALCELCAEGSECPICQPGRAHALQS
- the UNK gene encoding RING finger protein unkempt homolog isoform X4, with the protein product MSKGPGPGGSAASSAPPAATAQVLQAQPEKPQHYTYLKEFRTEQCPLFVQHKCTQHRPYTCFHWHFVNQRRRRSIRRRDGTFNYSPDVYCTKYDEATGLCPEGDECPFLHRTTGDTERRYHLRYYKTGICIHETDSKGNCTKNGLHCAFAHGPHDLRSPVYDIRELQAMEALQNGQTTVEGSIEGQSAGAASHAMIEKILSEEPRWQETAYVLGNYKTEPCKKPPRLCRQGYACPYYHNSKDRRRSPRKHKYRSSPCPNVKHGDEWGDPGKCENGDACQYCHTRTEQQFHPEIYKSTKCNDMQQSGSCPRGPFCAFAHVEQPPLSDDLQPSSAVSSPTQPGPVLYMPSAAGDSVPVSPSSPHAPDLSALLCRNSSLGSPSNLCGSPPGSIRKPPNLEGIVFPGESGLAPGSYKKAPGFEREDQVGAEYLKNFKCQDMLGILPAGSPLTSSISSSITSSLAATPPSPVGTSSVPGMNANALPFYPTSDTVESVIESALDDLDLNEFGVAALEKTFDNSTVPHPGSITIGGSLLQSSAPVNIPGSLGSSASFHSASPSPPVSLSSHFLQQPQGHLSQSENTFLGTSASHGSLGLNGMNSSIWEHFASGSFSPGTSPAFLSGPGAAELARLRQELDEANSTIKQWEESWKQAKQACDAWKKEAEEAGERASAAGAECELAREQRDALEVQVKKLQEELERLHAGPEPQALPPFSDLEALSLSTLYSLQKQLRAHLEQVDKAVFHMQSVKCLKCQEQKRAVLPCQHAALCELCAEGSECPICQPGRAHALQS
- the UNK gene encoding RING finger protein unkempt homolog isoform X2 — encoded protein: MSKGPGPGGSAASSAPPAATAQVLQAQPEKPQHYTYLKEFRTEQCPLFVQHKCTQHRPYTCFHWHFVNQRRRRSIRRRDGTFNYSPDVYCTKYDEATGLCPEGDECPFLHRTTGDTERRYHLRYYKTGICIHETDSKGNCTKNGLHCAFAHGPHDLRSPVYDIRELQAMEALQNGQTTVEGSIEGQSAGAASHAMIEKILSEEPRWQETAYVLGNYKTEPCKKPPRLCRQGYACPYYHNSKDRRRSPRKHKYRSSPCPNVKHGDEWGDPGKCENGDACQYCHTRTEQQFHPEIYKSTKCNDMQQSGSCPRGPFCAFAHVEQPPLSDDLQPSSAVSSPTQPGPVLYMPSAAGDSVPVSPSSPHAPDLSALLCRNSSLGSPSNLCGSPPGSIRKPPNLEGIVFPGESGLAPGSYKKAPGFEREDQAKLKPHSLEPRSQEQPLLQPKQDMLGILPAGSPLTSSISSSITSSLAATPPSPVGTSSVPGMNANALPFYPTSDTVESVIESALDDLDLNEFGVAALEKTFDNSTVPHPGSITIGGSLLQSSAPVNIPGSLGSSASFHSASPSPPVSLSSHFLQQPQGHLSQSENTFLGTSASHGSLGLNGMNSSIWEHFASGSFSPGTSPAFLSGPGAAELARLRQELDEANSTIKQWEESWKQAKQACDAWKKEAEEAGERASAAGAECELAREQRDALEVQVKKLQEELERLHAGPEPQALPPFSDLEALSLSTLYSLQKQLRAHLEQVDKAVFHMQSVKCLKCQEQKRAVLPCQHAALCELCAEGSECPICQPGRAHALQS
- the UNK gene encoding RING finger protein unkempt homolog isoform X5, which encodes MYLKEFRTEQCPLFVQHKCTQHRPYTCFHWHFVNQRRRRSIRRRDGTFNYSPDVYCTKYDEATGLCPEGDECPFLHRTTGDTERRYHLRYYKTGICIHETDSKGNCTKNGLHCAFAHGPHDLRSPVYDIRELQAMEALQNGQTTVEGSIEGQSAGAASHAMIEKILSEEPRWQETAYVLGNYKTEPCKKPPRLCRQGYACPYYHNSKDRRRSPRKHKYRSSPCPNVKHGDEWGDPGKCENGDACQYCHTRTEQQFHPEIYKSTKCNDMQQSGSCPRGPFCAFAHVEQPPLSDDLQPSSAVSSPTQPGPVLYMPSAAGDSVPVSPSSPHAPDLSALLCRNSSLGSPSNLCGSPPGSIRKPPNLEGIVFPGESGLAPGSYKKAPGFEREDQVGAEYLKNFKCQAKLKPHSLEPRSQEQPLLQPKQDMLGILPAGSPLTSSISSSITSSLAATPPSPVGTSSVPGMNANALPFYPTSDTVESVIESALDDLDLNEFGVAALEKTFDNSTVPHPGSITIGGSLLQSSAPVNIPGSLGSSASFHSASPSPPVSLSSHFLQQPQGHLSQSENTFLGTSASHGSLGLNGMNSSIWEHFASGSFSPGTSPAFLSGPGAAELARLRQELDEANSTIKQWEESWKQAKQACDAWKKEAEEAGERASAAGAECELAREQRDALEVQVKKLQEELERLHAGPEPQALPPFSDLEALSLSTLYSLQKQLRAHLEQVDKAVFHMQSVKCLKCQEQKRAVLPCQHAALCELCAEGSECPICQPGRAHALQS